In Pseudobdellovibrionaceae bacterium, the following proteins share a genomic window:
- a CDS encoding LLM class flavin-dependent oxidoreductase, whose amino-acid sequence MKFDAFFSICQTEVDGYTPSERVMFENFFDQLQLADELGYGTAWLAETHLSCQVQKQNPQAVIPHFKGEIGLNTDILQMAHVIFARTKNIEVGSAIRNILCNGGPIANAEAIKTFLSLHGLNDQEKRRLHLGFASGRFEFSNIPYGIKPRNRAEKAAWPVVKGKILNEATEIMLRFLRGDVFCSKDVAAQIMMPEDFRSTEDWNRAWEAHLQDGGDANAKQIPLRSRWEFDQVGVIPFDAPLRLLNLVLGSHDPKLQEMANKYLPVSVFNLSITPPEVIEQTHERMRKVYHPDGGTWQRDFMPRTALIYVDDTSGLSREAKTQKAKKAAEKAWATYWTAMEGTLDPQKVEAAVGNTLAGSPEDLAEQIKAKYHPDDRLMLWFDFNNHNNQEVKSSMRTFMEKVAPLLN is encoded by the coding sequence ATGAAGTTTGATGCATTTTTCTCCATTTGCCAGACCGAAGTGGATGGATACACTCCGAGTGAGCGGGTCATGTTTGAAAATTTCTTTGATCAACTCCAATTGGCCGATGAGTTGGGCTATGGCACGGCCTGGTTGGCTGAGACCCACTTGTCCTGTCAGGTGCAAAAGCAAAACCCGCAGGCGGTGATCCCTCACTTTAAGGGAGAGATTGGTCTCAACACCGATATTTTGCAAATGGCCCACGTCATTTTTGCTCGCACCAAAAATATCGAAGTGGGAAGTGCCATCCGCAATATCCTTTGCAACGGTGGCCCTATTGCCAATGCCGAAGCGATCAAGACGTTTTTATCTCTGCATGGCCTCAACGATCAGGAAAAACGGCGGCTACATTTGGGCTTTGCGTCTGGACGTTTTGAGTTTTCCAACATTCCTTATGGAATTAAACCCCGCAACCGGGCGGAAAAGGCGGCATGGCCGGTGGTGAAGGGCAAGATTCTCAATGAAGCCACCGAAATCATGCTGCGCTTTCTTCGTGGCGATGTGTTTTGCTCTAAAGATGTGGCTGCACAGATCATGATGCCCGAAGATTTTCGTTCGACTGAGGATTGGAATCGAGCCTGGGAGGCTCACCTGCAGGATGGTGGTGATGCCAACGCAAAACAGATTCCTCTTCGGAGTCGGTGGGAGTTTGATCAGGTGGGAGTCATCCCTTTTGATGCGCCTTTAAGATTGTTAAATTTGGTTTTGGGCAGTCACGATCCCAAGCTCCAGGAGATGGCCAACAAGTACCTGCCTGTGTCGGTGTTTAATCTGTCGATCACGCCTCCTGAGGTGATTGAACAAACCCACGAGCGCATGAGAAAGGTCTATCACCCTGACGGCGGCACCTGGCAGAGAGATTTTATGCCGAGGACGGCTTTGATCTATGTGGATGATACCTCTGGATTGTCGAGAGAGGCCAAAACTCAAAAAGCCAAGAAGGCAGCTGAGAAAGCCTGGGCCACCTATTGGACGGCCATGGAGGGAACTCTGGACCCACAAAAGGTGGAAGCCGCAGTAGGTAATACTTTGGCAGGGAGTCCAGAGGACTTGGCTGAGCAAATTAAGGCCAAGTACCACCCGGATGATCGCCTGATGTTATGGTTTGATTTCAACAATCACAACAACCAAGAAGTGAAATCCAGTATGCGAACCTTTATGGAGAAGGTCGCCCCCTTGTTGAACTAA
- a CDS encoding SDR family oxidoreductase produces the protein MQQELNGKTALVCGASQGIGAATARQLAEQGAKVLLLARNESELAKVRDSLPDPSNHRLLVADLAKLPQLLEQVQAALSEVGPIHILVCNSGGPKGGPLLDAKPEEFLQAFQQHVLANHLLVQMLVPGMKDAGYGRIINIISTSVKMPIPNLGVSNTIRGAVASWAKTLANELGPIGITVNNVLPGYTATDRLSTLIEATAGRLNQAKDKVEHDWKMSVPLRRFAKPEETAQAVGYLASPAGAYINGINLPVDGGRLGCL, from the coding sequence ATTCAACAGGAATTAAATGGCAAAACAGCTTTAGTTTGCGGGGCATCCCAAGGAATTGGCGCCGCCACAGCTCGACAATTGGCCGAGCAAGGGGCCAAGGTCCTGCTTTTGGCGAGAAATGAATCGGAGTTAGCCAAGGTCAGGGATTCATTACCCGACCCCAGCAATCACCGACTTCTAGTTGCCGACTTGGCGAAATTACCGCAGTTGCTGGAGCAGGTTCAGGCCGCTCTTTCTGAAGTGGGGCCCATTCACATTCTGGTGTGCAATTCCGGAGGCCCTAAAGGCGGGCCTTTGCTCGATGCCAAGCCGGAAGAGTTCCTTCAGGCCTTTCAGCAGCATGTTTTGGCCAACCATCTTCTTGTGCAAATGTTAGTGCCCGGAATGAAAGACGCGGGATACGGGCGGATCATAAACATCATTTCCACCTCAGTTAAAATGCCCATCCCTAATCTTGGCGTTTCTAACACCATTCGCGGGGCTGTTGCCAGTTGGGCAAAAACCTTGGCCAATGAGTTGGGGCCTATTGGTATTACCGTGAACAATGTACTTCCCGGTTATACTGCCACCGATCGACTGTCGACATTGATTGAAGCCACTGCTGGCCGACTCAACCAAGCCAAGGACAAGGTGGAGCATGATTGGAAGATGAGCGTTCCTTTACGCCGGTTTGCCAAGCCTGAAGAGACGGCTCAAGCCGTTGGCTACTTGGCTAGTCCTGCTGGGGCCTACATCAATGGCATTAACCTTCCTGTCGATGGGGGAAGGCTGGGTTGTCTATGA
- a CDS encoding P-II family nitrogen regulator, producing the protein MSQQRSLTVLTDASLITCIVEKGQADTIVKAAREAGAQGATVYYARGSGVRERLGLLGVAVEVEKEIINIVVSSEQADYVFEKMYLAGQLDTPGKGFIYITPLEKAGTFIPPVVLEKLGSNGRHR; encoded by the coding sequence ATGTCACAACAACGTTCGCTAACCGTGTTAACTGATGCCTCTCTGATCACTTGTATTGTGGAAAAAGGGCAGGCCGATACCATTGTGAAAGCCGCTCGCGAAGCCGGAGCCCAGGGGGCCACGGTTTACTATGCGCGTGGGTCGGGAGTCAGAGAGCGACTCGGTCTTCTCGGCGTCGCCGTGGAAGTTGAAAAAGAGATCATCAATATCGTGGTTTCCTCAGAACAGGCCGACTACGTATTCGAGAAGATGTACCTGGCCGGACAGCTGGACACTCCGGGTAAAGGGTTTATTTACATCACGCCTTTGGAAAAGGCCGGGACTTTTATTCCTCCGGTGGTCTTGGAGAAGCTGGGATCCAATGGGAGGCATCGATGA
- a CDS encoding aldehyde dehydrogenase produces the protein MQKLANFINGEYCPPHNGKYLDNFEPATGEVYSLCPDSDEIDMVLAVKAANAAFEKWSSTPAEERSRIMMKIADGIETRVEELARAESRDQGKTYQQALEVEIPRAVKNFRFFATKILHLQEMATDMDGKAFNYVVRDPVGVAGLISPWNLPLYLLTWKIAPAIAVGNTVVCKPSEWTPMTAYLLGKILNEAGLPPGVVNIVLGRGETAGATLVSHPGVPLISFTGGTETGEKILKGAASQFKKVSLELGGKNANIICKDADLRKAIPATIRASFLNQGEICLCGSRIFVHQDIYDQFLEGFIEQTEKLVVGDPKDSKTFMGPLVSKEHYDNVLAALEKMKKDKGKIVAGGGVPEGLPAEMKKGYFIRPTIVKDLSECSEMQQEEIFGPVVSVMPFKYNHEAVKWANTTPYGLSASIFTKDLTAAHKLARSLHVGTVWINTWLLRDLRVPFGGVKASGVGREGGDFSMEFFTEAKTICVQL, from the coding sequence ATGCAAAAGTTAGCGAACTTCATTAACGGCGAGTATTGCCCTCCTCACAATGGGAAGTATCTCGACAACTTTGAACCGGCCACGGGTGAAGTCTACTCCCTGTGCCCAGATTCTGACGAAATCGATATGGTCCTGGCGGTCAAAGCAGCCAACGCTGCTTTTGAGAAATGGTCATCCACCCCAGCCGAAGAGCGTTCGCGGATCATGATGAAGATCGCCGATGGCATTGAAACGCGGGTCGAGGAGCTGGCACGGGCTGAGAGCCGCGACCAGGGTAAGACTTATCAGCAAGCTCTGGAAGTGGAGATTCCCCGTGCGGTTAAAAACTTCCGCTTTTTTGCCACCAAGATTTTGCATCTTCAGGAAATGGCCACCGACATGGATGGCAAGGCCTTTAACTACGTGGTCCGTGATCCCGTAGGTGTGGCTGGACTGATTTCACCCTGGAATTTGCCTCTTTATCTTTTGACCTGGAAGATTGCCCCGGCCATTGCGGTGGGGAACACAGTGGTGTGTAAGCCCTCCGAGTGGACGCCGATGACAGCTTATCTGCTCGGCAAAATTCTCAATGAGGCAGGTCTTCCTCCAGGAGTCGTCAACATTGTCCTCGGTCGCGGCGAGACAGCGGGAGCCACCTTAGTTTCTCATCCCGGGGTGCCTTTGATTTCATTTACCGGCGGAACGGAAACAGGGGAGAAAATTCTTAAGGGTGCGGCCTCGCAGTTTAAAAAGGTCAGTCTTGAGTTGGGCGGCAAAAATGCCAATATCATCTGCAAAGATGCAGATTTGCGCAAAGCCATCCCGGCCACCATTCGTGCGAGTTTTCTCAATCAAGGCGAGATCTGCCTGTGTGGCTCGCGGATTTTTGTTCATCAAGATATCTACGATCAGTTCCTTGAGGGTTTTATTGAGCAAACTGAAAAACTGGTGGTTGGTGACCCGAAGGACAGCAAAACCTTTATGGGTCCCTTGGTAAGTAAAGAACACTACGACAATGTCCTCGCCGCATTGGAAAAAATGAAAAAGGACAAAGGCAAGATCGTCGCCGGTGGCGGGGTGCCCGAAGGCCTGCCCGCCGAAATGAAGAAGGGCTACTTTATCAGACCCACCATCGTTAAGGACCTCTCGGAGTGTTCTGAAATGCAGCAGGAAGAAATCTTCGGTCCGGTCGTATCGGTGATGCCCTTCAAATACAATCATGAAGCGGTGAAGTGGGCCAACACCACACCCTATGGGCTTTCAGCCTCCATATTCACCAAAGACCTCACGGCCGCTCACAAGCTGGCCCGCAGCCTTCATGTGGGAACGGTGTGGATTAACACCTGGTTGTTGCGAGACCTGCGAGTTCCCTTTGGTGGCGTCAAGGCGAGCGGCGTGGGTCGCGAGGGTGGGGATTTCTCCATGGAGTTTTTCACCGAAGCCAAAACCATTTGTGTGCAGCTATAA